A region from the Enterobacter roggenkampii genome encodes:
- a CDS encoding lysylphosphatidylglycerol synthase domain-containing protein codes for MSKSHPRWRLAKKILTWVFFIAVAVLLVVYAQKVDWEEVWKVIRNYNRMVLLGATGLVIVSYLMYGCYDLLGRAYCGHKLAKRQVMLVSFICYAFNLTLSTWVGGIGMRYRLYSRLGLPGGTITRIFSLSITTNWLGYILLGGVIFTIGIVQLPAHWYIDEATLRILGIVLLLIIAVYLWACAFAKRRHMTIKGQKLVLPSWKFAVLQMAVSSANWMAMGAIIWLLIGEDVNYFFVLGVLLVSSIAGVIVHIPAGIGVLEAVFIALLAGEHVSQGTIIAALLAYRMLYYFLPLALATVCYLVLESRAKKLRAKNERMLAK; via the coding sequence ATGTCAAAATCGCATCCACGCTGGCGTCTGGCAAAAAAGATCCTCACCTGGGTATTCTTTATTGCCGTCGCGGTGCTGCTGGTGGTCTACGCGCAGAAAGTGGACTGGGAAGAGGTGTGGAAGGTCATCCGCAACTATAACCGGATGGTGCTGCTGGGCGCGACGGGGCTGGTTATCGTGAGCTACCTGATGTACGGCTGCTATGATCTGCTGGGTCGGGCCTACTGCGGCCACAAGCTGGCCAAACGTCAGGTGATGCTGGTGTCGTTTATCTGCTACGCCTTTAACCTGACGCTGAGCACCTGGGTCGGGGGGATTGGCATGCGCTATCGCCTCTACTCGCGGCTCGGCCTGCCGGGCGGGACCATCACGCGTATTTTTTCCCTGAGCATTACCACCAACTGGCTGGGCTATATCCTGCTCGGCGGGGTGATCTTCACCATCGGCATCGTGCAGCTGCCCGCGCACTGGTATATCGACGAGGCCACGCTGCGCATTCTGGGCATCGTGCTGCTGCTGATTATCGCCGTATATCTCTGGGCCTGCGCGTTTGCAAAGCGCCGCCATATGACCATCAAAGGGCAAAAGCTGGTCCTGCCCTCGTGGAAGTTTGCGGTGCTGCAGATGGCGGTCTCCAGCGCCAACTGGATGGCCATGGGGGCGATTATCTGGCTGCTGATTGGCGAGGACGTCAATTACTTCTTCGTGCTGGGCGTGCTGCTGGTGAGCAGCATTGCCGGGGTGATTGTGCACATTCCGGCGGGGATCGGCGTGCTGGAGGCGGTGTTTATTGCCCTGCTGGCCGGGGAGCATGTTTCTCAGGGAACGATTATCGCCGCCCTGCTGGCGTACAGGATGCTGTATTACTTCCTGCCGCTGGCGCTGGCAACGGTCTGCTATCTGGTGCTGGAAAGTCGGGCGAAAAAGCTGCGGGCGAAGAATGAGAGGATGCTAGCGAAGTGA